The Saccharopolyspora gloriosae genome has a segment encoding these proteins:
- a CDS encoding LCP family protein, giving the protein MVPAVPAEPEAADEGTKVTRAPEPKSARPDKAADETAVVAPVSGDDEDEDEHDSAGDSDEVRQIDATLARFSAVHDQIAVEEDARRKKYSWLFGMRKEPELGRDMPFDFVEGREAGSSRMDWKKEQRKRRTIRILKALAVAAALTIFVATGIGWSAKAWVDAKFKDIAALDPNSSSIKDISKQSGDRNFLLLGSDTRAGSTAADGVGDTTDEPGARADSTMIAHIPADRSRVLVVSFPRDLQVDIPSCERWNPDTGQYTGEQLPPRPATKLNEAYAVGGPKCTTKVVQQLSGLSMTNFLGIDFQGFKSMVDAMHGVDICSEIPIVDRKLGVVLPNAGQQTLTGTQALNYVRARYVEGDPTSDYGRMQRQQLFLSSLLRKAMSGQVLMDPQKLGGFVDAVAANTFGENVGTDQLLELGRSMQGMDADKVTFITVPTTGYANDQGMEELNQADSAALFRAIIEDTPVAQQPPAPPGSAGGAGPASTAPAAFGAGAATAKPSDVPVRVVNASGKDGLAGRTADQLGNAGYVVSGSETLTQSASRTVVRHSAANAAAARLLASAVPGATTEQDPVAGDELRLELGTAYDGSVQAPGAAQPMPNDLSTVNAGSDMCG; this is encoded by the coding sequence GTGGTCCCCGCCGTTCCCGCCGAGCCGGAGGCCGCCGACGAAGGCACCAAGGTCACCCGCGCTCCCGAGCCGAAGTCCGCGCGTCCCGACAAGGCCGCGGACGAGACCGCCGTCGTCGCCCCGGTCAGCGGTGACGACGAGGACGAGGACGAGCACGACTCGGCGGGCGACAGCGACGAGGTCCGCCAGATCGACGCGACGCTGGCCAGGTTCTCCGCGGTGCACGACCAGATCGCCGTCGAAGAGGACGCCCGCCGCAAGAAGTACTCGTGGCTGTTCGGCATGCGCAAGGAACCCGAACTGGGCCGCGACATGCCGTTCGACTTCGTCGAGGGCCGCGAGGCCGGCTCCTCCCGGATGGACTGGAAGAAGGAGCAGCGCAAGCGCCGCACGATCCGCATCCTCAAGGCGCTCGCGGTGGCGGCCGCGCTGACGATCTTCGTCGCGACCGGGATCGGCTGGAGCGCGAAGGCGTGGGTGGACGCGAAGTTCAAGGACATCGCCGCCCTCGACCCGAACTCCTCGTCCATCAAGGACATCTCGAAGCAGTCCGGTGACCGCAACTTCCTGCTGCTCGGCTCCGACACCCGCGCGGGCTCGACCGCCGCGGACGGAGTCGGCGACACCACCGACGAGCCGGGTGCGCGCGCCGACTCGACGATGATCGCGCACATCCCGGCCGACCGGAGCCGAGTGCTCGTCGTCTCCTTCCCGCGCGACCTCCAGGTCGACATCCCCAGCTGCGAACGCTGGAACCCCGACACCGGCCAGTACACCGGCGAGCAACTCCCGCCGCGCCCGGCCACGAAGCTGAACGAGGCCTACGCGGTCGGCGGTCCGAAGTGCACCACCAAGGTCGTGCAGCAGCTCTCCGGCCTGTCCATGACGAACTTCCTCGGCATCGACTTCCAGGGCTTCAAGTCCATGGTCGACGCGATGCACGGGGTGGACATCTGCTCGGAAATCCCGATCGTGGACCGCAAGCTCGGTGTGGTGCTGCCGAACGCGGGTCAGCAGACCCTCACCGGCACGCAGGCGCTGAACTACGTGCGCGCCCGCTACGTGGAGGGCGATCCCACCTCGGACTACGGCCGGATGCAGCGCCAGCAGTTGTTCCTGTCGTCGCTGCTGCGCAAGGCCATGTCGGGGCAAGTCCTGATGGATCCGCAGAAGCTCGGCGGTTTCGTCGACGCGGTCGCGGCGAACACGTTCGGCGAGAACGTCGGCACCGATCAGCTGCTGGAACTGGGCCGGTCCATGCAGGGCATGGACGCCGACAAGGTCACCTTCATCACGGTGCCGACCACCGGTTACGCCAACGACCAGGGGATGGAAGAGCTCAACCAGGCCGATTCGGCCGCGTTGTTCCGCGCCATCATCGAGGACACGCCGGTGGCGCAGCAGCCACCCGCCCCTCCGGGAAGTGCGGGTGGCGCGGGGCCGGCTTCGACCGCTCCCGCCGCTTTCGGTGCGGGCGCGGCCACCGCGAAGCCTTCCGACGTGCCGGTGCGCGTCGTCAACGCCTCGGGCAAGGACGGTTTGGCCGGTCGCACCGCTGATCAGCTCGGCAACGCCGGTTACGTGGTCTCCGGGTCGGAGACGCTGACGCAGTCGGCGTCGCGGACCGTCGTCCGGCACAGCGCGGCGAACGCGGCGGCGGCACGGCTGCTGGCGTCGGCGGTTCCGGGGGCGACGACGGAGCAGGATCCGGTGGCGGGCGACGAGCTGCGACTGGAGTTGGGCACCGCCTACGACGGTTCGGTGCAGGCGCCGGGAGCGGCTCAGCCGATGCCGAACGATCTCTCGACGGTGAACGCGGGCTCCGACATGTGCGGCTGA
- the phoU gene encoding phosphate signaling complex protein PhoU, producing the protein MREVYQEQLGDLAEELASMSTMVGTAMERATKALLEADLTLAEQVIEEDVHVDEARARAEEQAFGLLALQAPVAGDLRTVISTIHAAEDLERMGDLALHVAKAARRRHPQPVLPEPVQDYFAEMGRVAVDLCARAAAVIRSRDIEAARDLEAADDAVDDLHRHLFTVMMRPDWSHGVAAAVDVTLLGRFYERFADHAVAVGRRVVFTVTGSMPTS; encoded by the coding sequence ATGCGTGAGGTCTACCAGGAACAGCTCGGCGATCTCGCCGAGGAACTCGCCTCGATGTCGACCATGGTCGGAACGGCGATGGAACGTGCCACGAAGGCGCTGCTGGAGGCCGATCTGACTCTGGCCGAACAGGTCATCGAGGAGGACGTGCACGTCGACGAGGCTCGTGCACGTGCCGAGGAGCAGGCGTTCGGCCTGCTGGCTCTGCAGGCGCCCGTCGCGGGCGATCTGCGCACCGTCATCTCCACCATCCACGCCGCCGAAGACTTGGAGCGCATGGGCGACCTCGCGCTGCACGTCGCGAAGGCGGCTCGCCGCAGACACCCCCAGCCCGTGCTCCCGGAGCCGGTCCAGGACTACTTCGCCGAGATGGGCCGGGTCGCCGTCGACCTGTGCGCCCGCGCCGCCGCGGTGATCCGCTCCAGGGACATCGAGGCCGCCCGCGACCTCGAGGCCGCCGACGACGCCGTGGACGACCTGCACCGGCACCTGTTCACCGTGATGATGCGGCCCGACTGGTCGCACGGTGTGGCCGCCGCCGTCGACGTCACGCTGCTCGGCCGGTTCTACGAGCGGTTCGCCGACCACGCGGTCGCCGTGGGCCGCCGCGTCGTGTTCACCGTGACCGGCAGCATGCCGACCAGCTGA
- a CDS encoding helix-turn-helix transcriptional regulator: MHNSPTVHRRRLGGELRKLRETAGRTHREVAAHLDCSQGKISQIELGRVPVRTSDVRLMAEFYGITGDRITDLIELAQGSKERGWWQRYPTTAQRPGFETHLGLETAAKAVSCFGADPIPELLHTAEYSAALFGTELHPPGESDGQERLTVTTTRQQRLLGNEPLELWAVLDEAALRRSIGGPVVMRQQLEHLVLMGYRRNVTIQVLPFGHGGHPLMGERISVFSFPDEADPQVVHVGDTAGSRFLDKPADTGDYLTAFERVCGIALPPKDSSAFISAVADDWKA, from the coding sequence GTGCATAACAGTCCGACCGTGCACCGCCGCCGCCTCGGCGGTGAATTGCGCAAACTGCGCGAGACAGCGGGCCGCACGCACCGCGAGGTCGCCGCCCACCTGGACTGCTCGCAAGGCAAGATCAGCCAGATCGAGCTGGGCCGGGTGCCGGTGCGCACCTCCGACGTGCGGTTGATGGCCGAGTTCTACGGCATCACCGGCGACCGGATCACCGACCTGATCGAACTCGCCCAGGGCTCCAAGGAACGCGGCTGGTGGCAGCGGTATCCGACGACCGCGCAGCGCCCCGGCTTCGAAACGCACCTCGGCTTGGAGACCGCCGCCAAGGCCGTGAGCTGCTTCGGCGCCGATCCCATCCCGGAGCTGCTGCACACCGCGGAGTACAGCGCGGCGCTGTTCGGCACCGAGTTGCACCCGCCCGGCGAATCCGACGGGCAGGAACGGCTCACCGTCACCACCACCCGCCAGCAGCGGCTGCTCGGCAACGAGCCGCTGGAGCTGTGGGCGGTGCTCGACGAGGCCGCGCTGCGCCGCTCGATCGGCGGCCCCGTGGTGATGCGCCAGCAGCTGGAGCACCTGGTGCTGATGGGCTACCGGCGCAACGTGACGATCCAGGTGCTGCCGTTCGGGCACGGCGGTCATCCGCTGATGGGCGAACGGATCTCGGTGTTCTCGTTCCCCGACGAGGCCGACCCGCAGGTCGTGCACGTGGGCGACACCGCGGGCTCCCGCTTCCTGGACAAGCCCGCAGACACCGGGGACTACCTGACCGCCTTCGAACGGGTCTGCGGCATCGCCCTGCCCCCGAAGGACTCCAGCGCCTTCATCTCAGCCGTCGCGGACGACTGGAAGGCGTAA
- the pstB gene encoding phosphate ABC transporter ATP-binding protein PstB, which yields MAKRLDIKDLNLYYGKFHAVQDVTLQVPARSVTAFIGPSGCGKSTVLRSLNRMHEVIAGARVEGKVLIDGEDIYGAQVDPVQVRRTIGMVFQRPNPFPTMSIRDNVVAGLKLAGEKNKKRLDEVAERALRGANLWEEVKDRLGKPGGGLSGGQQQRLCIARAIAVEPDVLLMDEPCSALDPISTLAIEDLISTLKQEYTIVIVTHNMQQAARVSDQTAFFNLRAVGEPGELVEIDETGRIFSNPSQKATEDYISGRFG from the coding sequence ATGGCCAAGCGTCTCGATATCAAGGACCTCAACCTGTACTACGGCAAGTTCCACGCCGTGCAGGACGTGACCTTGCAGGTTCCGGCTCGCAGCGTCACCGCGTTCATCGGCCCCTCGGGCTGTGGCAAGTCGACCGTGCTGCGTTCGCTGAACCGGATGCACGAAGTCATCGCCGGTGCTCGCGTCGAGGGCAAGGTGCTCATCGACGGCGAGGACATCTACGGCGCCCAGGTCGACCCGGTGCAGGTCCGCCGCACCATCGGCATGGTGTTCCAGCGGCCGAACCCGTTCCCCACGATGTCCATCCGGGACAACGTGGTGGCGGGGCTGAAGCTCGCCGGGGAGAAGAACAAGAAGCGCCTCGACGAGGTCGCCGAGCGGGCGCTGCGCGGCGCGAACCTGTGGGAAGAGGTCAAGGACCGGCTGGGCAAGCCCGGCGGCGGCCTCTCCGGCGGTCAGCAGCAGCGGCTGTGCATCGCCCGCGCTATCGCGGTGGAGCCGGACGTGCTGCTGATGGACGAGCCGTGCTCGGCGCTGGACCCGATCTCCACGCTGGCGATCGAGGACCTGATCTCCACGCTGAAGCAGGAGTACACGATCGTCATCGTCACCCACAACATGCAGCAGGCGGCGCGGGTCAGCGACCAGACCGCGTTCTTCAACCTGCGGGCCGTGGGCGAGCCGGGCGAACTCGTCGAGATCGACGAGACCGGCCGGATCTTCTCCAACCCCAGTCAAAAAGCGACCGAGGACTACATCTCGGGCCGCTTCGGCTGA
- the pstA gene encoding phosphate ABC transporter permease PstA translates to MRTDTADVERPAATPAFQPLGFGRKVKNGAATTLFGAAFVIAVIPLLWVLFTLLQKGLAPLLKADWWSHSFNGLTANDFNGGIYHALMGTLLEGLVCALISVPLGVLVGIYLIEYGRDSRFAKVATFTVDILSGLPSIVAGLFIYALWITTFGFNRSGFAVALSLVLLMVPVVVRVTETMLLIVPDELREASYALGVPKWKTIVKIVLPTALSGILTGVMLGLARVLGETAPLLILVGYAKAISFNIFEGGLASLPLVIYTERSTGTEAGDYRVWGAALTLVLVIMLINLAASLLSRLFAVKTK, encoded by the coding sequence ATGAGAACGGACACCGCTGACGTGGAACGGCCCGCCGCGACACCGGCGTTCCAGCCGCTCGGGTTCGGGCGGAAGGTGAAGAACGGCGCGGCGACCACGCTGTTCGGGGCGGCGTTCGTGATCGCCGTGATCCCGCTGCTGTGGGTGCTGTTCACGCTGCTGCAGAAAGGTCTCGCGCCGCTGCTGAAGGCGGACTGGTGGAGCCACTCGTTCAACGGGCTGACCGCGAACGACTTCAACGGCGGCATCTACCACGCGCTGATGGGGACCCTGCTCGAAGGCCTCGTGTGCGCGCTCATCTCGGTGCCGCTGGGCGTGCTCGTCGGCATCTACCTGATCGAGTACGGGCGGGACTCCCGCTTCGCGAAGGTCGCCACGTTCACCGTGGACATCCTCAGCGGCCTGCCCTCGATCGTGGCTGGCCTGTTCATCTACGCGCTGTGGATCACCACGTTCGGCTTCAACCGCAGTGGCTTCGCGGTGGCGCTGTCCCTGGTGCTGCTGATGGTTCCGGTGGTCGTGCGAGTCACCGAGACGATGCTGCTGATCGTCCCGGACGAACTGCGCGAAGCCTCCTACGCGCTGGGCGTGCCGAAGTGGAAGACGATCGTCAAGATCGTCCTGCCGACCGCGCTGTCCGGCATCCTGACCGGCGTCATGCTGGGCTTGGCGCGAGTGCTCGGCGAAACGGCGCCGCTGCTGATCCTGGTGGGCTACGCGAAGGCCATCAGCTTCAACATCTTCGAAGGCGGCCTGGCCTCGTTGCCGCTGGTCATCTACACCGAGCGCAGCACCGGCACCGAAGCGGGCGACTACCGCGTCTGGGGCGCCGCGCTCACCCTCGTTCTCGTCATCATGCTGATCAACCTCGCTGCGTCGCTGCTGTCGAGGCTGTTCGCCGTCAAGACCAAGTAG
- the pstC gene encoding phosphate ABC transporter permease subunit PstC, producing the protein MSAPEAPAADAPKKVVRAGDRVFQSLATGSGIFIVALIAAVGIFLLLRAFPSLQANQVNFLFSRVWDTSDPNNLSFGITDLAWVTVASSLVALVIAMPVSCGIALFLTQYAPRSLARPFAYIVDLLAAVPSVVYGLWGVVALAPVLNPFASWLNTNLGWVPIFADGNVRADSGSNIFTAGIVLAVMILPTITGVTREVFQRTPTAHIEGAQALGATRWEVVRTTVWPFGRNGFIGGSMLGLGRALGETVALTIILSGVNVGPNFSIFDAGATFASKIALGSAEFVNDMQVGAYISAGLVLFVLTFAVNAIARWIESASGKGKA; encoded by the coding sequence ATTTCCGCTCCCGAAGCACCCGCGGCGGACGCACCGAAGAAGGTCGTCCGCGCCGGTGATCGCGTATTCCAGTCCCTGGCCACCGGCTCCGGGATCTTCATCGTTGCGCTGATCGCGGCGGTCGGAATCTTCCTGCTGCTGCGGGCGTTCCCGTCGTTGCAGGCCAACCAGGTGAACTTCCTGTTCAGCCGGGTGTGGGACACCAGCGACCCGAACAACCTGAGTTTCGGCATCACCGACCTGGCCTGGGTCACGGTGGCCAGCTCGCTGGTGGCGCTGGTGATCGCGATGCCGGTCTCCTGCGGCATCGCGCTGTTCCTGACCCAGTACGCGCCGCGTTCGCTGGCGCGGCCGTTCGCTTACATCGTCGACCTGCTGGCCGCGGTGCCCTCCGTGGTCTACGGCCTGTGGGGTGTGGTGGCGCTCGCGCCGGTGCTCAACCCGTTCGCATCCTGGCTGAACACCAACCTGGGCTGGGTGCCGATCTTCGCCGACGGCAACGTGCGCGCCGACAGCGGTTCGAACATCTTCACCGCCGGGATCGTGCTGGCCGTGATGATCCTGCCGACGATCACCGGCGTCACCCGCGAGGTCTTCCAGCGCACCCCCACCGCGCACATCGAAGGCGCCCAGGCGCTCGGCGCGACCCGGTGGGAGGTCGTGCGCACCACGGTGTGGCCGTTCGGCCGCAACGGCTTCATCGGCGGTTCGATGCTCGGGCTCGGACGCGCCCTGGGTGAGACCGTCGCGCTGACGATCATCCTCAGCGGCGTGAACGTCGGCCCGAACTTCAGCATCTTCGACGCCGGCGCGACCTTCGCCTCGAAGATCGCGCTCGGATCCGCGGAGTTCGTCAACGACATGCAGGTCGGCGCCTACATCTCGGCCGGTCTGGTGCTGTTCGTGCTCACCTTCGCGGTGAACGCGATCGCCCGGTGGATCGAGAGCGCCAGCGGTAAGGGGAAAGCATGA
- the pstS gene encoding phosphate ABC transporter substrate-binding protein PstS: protein MKIKRHSAALSFLAAGTLVLSACGSDQNVSPENVNPALTDLNVECGTEPVTSEGSSAQKNAMDVFARDYSAKCPGQELNYTKSGSGKGVSSFLAGQIDFGGSDSPLDEEDGEVARAAERCQGNPAWNVPMVFGPIAMAYNIPGVDDLTLNAEVIGKIYQGEIKNWNDPAVAALNPGKQLPDLDIVPFYRSEESGTSDNFQKYLKTATNGAWTGEGKQFQGGPGVGQGKEGSDQVSQATNTTPGGLSYVEWSYPKNLGLGIAKIDSGAGPVELNTANVGNVINQAKIEGEGNDLRVDLDSIYGNKSPGAYPVVLNTYEIVCSKGYEPETAKGVKAALTVAANANPTELEEAGYVPLPQEFKDKVLTAVNAIS, encoded by the coding sequence GTGAAGATCAAGCGCCACAGTGCCGCGCTGAGCTTCCTCGCGGCCGGCACGCTCGTGCTGTCGGCCTGCGGAAGCGACCAGAACGTCAGCCCGGAGAACGTCAACCCCGCGCTGACGGACCTGAACGTGGAGTGCGGCACCGAGCCGGTCACCTCCGAGGGATCCTCCGCGCAGAAGAACGCCATGGACGTGTTCGCTCGCGACTACAGCGCCAAGTGCCCTGGCCAGGAGCTCAACTACACCAAGTCCGGTTCCGGCAAGGGCGTCTCGTCCTTCCTCGCGGGCCAGATCGACTTCGGTGGTTCCGACTCGCCGCTGGACGAGGAGGACGGCGAGGTCGCCCGGGCCGCCGAGCGTTGCCAGGGCAACCCGGCCTGGAACGTCCCGATGGTCTTCGGGCCGATCGCGATGGCCTACAACATCCCCGGCGTCGACGACCTGACGCTGAACGCCGAGGTGATCGGCAAGATCTACCAGGGCGAGATCAAGAACTGGAACGACCCGGCGGTCGCGGCGCTCAACCCGGGCAAGCAGCTGCCGGACCTCGACATCGTGCCGTTCTACCGCTCGGAGGAGTCCGGTACCTCGGACAACTTCCAGAAGTACCTGAAGACCGCCACCAACGGCGCGTGGACCGGCGAGGGCAAGCAGTTCCAGGGCGGCCCCGGCGTCGGCCAGGGCAAGGAAGGCAGCGACCAGGTCTCCCAGGCCACCAACACCACGCCCGGCGGCCTCAGCTACGTCGAGTGGTCCTACCCGAAGAACCTCGGCCTCGGCATTGCCAAGATCGACAGCGGCGCGGGTCCGGTGGAGCTCAACACCGCCAACGTCGGCAATGTCATCAACCAGGCGAAGATCGAAGGTGAGGGCAACGACCTGCGCGTCGACCTCGACTCGATCTACGGCAACAAGAGCCCCGGCGCCTACCCGGTCGTGCTCAACACCTACGAGATCGTCTGCTCGAAGGGCTACGAGCCGGAGACCGCCAAGGGCGTCAAGGCCGCGCTGACCGTCGCCGCGAACGCCAACCCGACCGAGCTCGAAGAAGCCGGTTATGTGCCGCTGCCGCAGGAATTCAAGGACAAGGTGCTGACCGCGGTCAACGCCATCTCCTGA